A region from the Lysobacter sp. BMK333-48F3 genome encodes:
- a CDS encoding GNAT family N-acetyltransferase, whose protein sequence is MSIEIRPARWPQDLDPVRELFREYAHSLDVDLAFQDFEQELAGLPGKYAPPLGEVLIAWRDGQALGCIGLRPLADGDAEMKRLYVRPQARGEQLGRRLAERICARARAAGYARLCLDTLPSMAPAQALYRSLGFAPIAPYVFNPVPGTQFLALALRDGAPAPAPGAGAGKD, encoded by the coding sequence ATGAGCATCGAGATCCGCCCCGCCCGTTGGCCGCAGGACCTGGACCCGGTCCGCGAACTGTTCCGCGAGTACGCGCACAGCCTGGACGTGGACCTGGCGTTCCAGGATTTCGAGCAGGAACTGGCCGGCCTGCCCGGCAAGTACGCGCCGCCGCTGGGCGAGGTGCTGATCGCCTGGCGCGACGGCCAGGCCCTGGGCTGCATCGGCCTGCGCCCGCTGGCCGACGGCGATGCCGAGATGAAACGCCTGTACGTGCGCCCGCAGGCGCGCGGCGAGCAACTGGGCCGGCGCCTGGCCGAGCGGATCTGCGCGCGGGCGCGCGCCGCCGGCTACGCGCGTCTGTGCCTGGACACGCTGCCGAGCATGGCGCCTGCGCAAGCGCTGTACCGTTCGCTGGGATTCGCGCCGATCGCGCCCTACGTGTTCAACCCGGTGCCGGGCACGCAGTTCCTCGCCCTGGCCTTGCGGGACGGCGCGCCCGCGCCGGCGCCCGGTGCCGGCGCGGGGAAAGACTGA
- a CDS encoding AraC family transcriptional regulator, producing MPAPSPTDIRMLQRAPCAALRPFVQQLIAVECLADVRDSHLPDTASVLAFSFRERCRLDDGRAVPAAAFTGLQDRLRGHAHPRGHSLVLAKFTPVGAAALLRPPQDAFAGATVDLDDLDEPDRGRQRLLDQLAAASGAAARLDRLEAYLLHRLGHARPDPLVAAAIDWLQRAPADARIETLSRYIGLSQSALERRFRRIVGVTPKRYATTLRLERALSLYRPGSDLTELALRAGYYDQAHFNHDFRRAAGRSPGAYFDAA from the coding sequence ATGCCCGCGCCCTCGCCCACCGACATCCGCATGCTGCAACGCGCGCCTTGCGCCGCGTTGCGCCCGTTCGTGCAGCAGTTGATCGCGGTCGAATGCCTCGCCGACGTGCGCGACAGCCACCTGCCCGACACCGCCTCGGTGCTCGCGTTCTCGTTCCGCGAGCGCTGTCGGCTCGACGACGGACGCGCCGTGCCGGCGGCCGCCTTCACCGGCCTGCAGGACCGCCTGCGCGGCCATGCCCATCCGCGCGGCCACAGCCTGGTCCTGGCCAAGTTCACCCCGGTCGGCGCCGCGGCGCTGTTGCGTCCGCCGCAGGACGCGTTCGCCGGGGCCACCGTCGACCTCGACGATCTGGACGAACCCGACCGTGGCCGGCAGCGCCTGCTCGACCAACTGGCCGCCGCGAGCGGCGCAGCGGCCCGCCTGGACCGACTGGAGGCCTATCTGTTGCACCGGCTCGGCCATGCCCGCCCCGACCCGCTGGTCGCCGCCGCGATCGACTGGCTGCAACGCGCGCCCGCCGACGCGCGCATCGAAACCCTGAGCCGATATATCGGCCTCAGCCAGAGCGCGCTGGAACGCCGCTTCCGCCGCATCGTCGGGGTGACGCCGAAGAGGTACGCGACCACGCTACGGCTGGAACGCGCCCTGAGCCTGTATCGCCCAGGCAGCGACCTGACCGAACTCGCGCTGCGCGCCGGCTACTACGACCAGGCCCACTTCAACCACGACTTCCGCCGCGCCGCGGGCCGGTCGCCGGGCGCTTACTTCGACGCGGCTTGA
- a CDS encoding alpha/beta fold hydrolase produces MKARIIAAALGILGGLAGAGCVTYPDQAYWGVHDARQVGSRSQLMTIEISEKGNLFHPEQRERLRHWLGDQSTREPIVVFVNGWHHDASEDDRNLRDFTGFLAKLERRLDDADVPVDSVDGLYVGWRGDEYDLRLPAQWLDFPTIWPRKRASTEIGRNGLKEIVALLQELQAQQSARPLVIIGHSLGGSALFQAMRLNLSGPALDGSEYIMLNPAVSELEFEGLETELKQALAAQYAALAQLEGTAADTAYSKRQREFLDRSHRKLVVLQAQGDTAVGFLHRLAFKGTPIGFSESKQTHTAEICGVGSPCPQTDFRGCQRTVPAVVPEGRAGFLITARGADDAQCRERTREPVWVIAGRDTVSRSHNDIFNDVQADALAALVTDSIERQARR; encoded by the coding sequence ATGAAAGCACGGATCATCGCGGCAGCCCTGGGGATCCTGGGCGGCCTGGCCGGCGCGGGCTGCGTCACCTATCCCGACCAGGCCTATTGGGGCGTGCACGACGCCAGGCAGGTCGGCAGCCGCTCGCAGCTGATGACGATCGAGATCAGCGAGAAGGGCAATCTGTTCCATCCCGAACAGCGCGAGCGCCTGCGCCACTGGCTCGGCGACCAATCGACCCGCGAGCCGATCGTCGTGTTCGTCAACGGCTGGCACCACGACGCCAGCGAGGACGACCGGAACCTGCGCGATTTCACCGGGTTCCTGGCCAAGCTCGAGCGCCGGCTCGACGACGCCGACGTGCCGGTCGACAGCGTCGACGGACTGTATGTCGGCTGGCGCGGCGACGAGTACGACCTGCGCCTGCCGGCGCAATGGCTGGATTTTCCGACCATCTGGCCGCGCAAGCGCGCCTCCACCGAAATCGGGCGCAACGGGCTGAAGGAGATCGTGGCGCTGCTGCAGGAACTGCAGGCGCAGCAATCGGCGCGGCCGCTGGTGATCATCGGCCACAGTCTCGGCGGTTCGGCGCTGTTCCAGGCGATGCGCCTGAACCTGAGCGGCCCGGCGCTGGACGGCTCGGAATACATCATGCTCAATCCGGCGGTGTCCGAGCTCGAGTTCGAAGGCTTGGAAACCGAACTCAAGCAGGCCTTGGCCGCGCAGTACGCGGCGCTGGCGCAACTGGAAGGCACTGCGGCCGACACCGCCTACAGCAAGCGCCAGCGCGAATTCCTCGACCGCAGCCATCGCAAGCTGGTGGTGCTGCAAGCCCAGGGCGACACTGCGGTCGGCTTCCTGCACCGGCTCGCGTTCAAGGGCACGCCGATCGGTTTCAGCGAGTCGAAGCAGACCCACACCGCGGAAATCTGCGGCGTCGGTAGTCCTTGTCCGCAGACCGACTTTCGCGGCTGTCAGCGCACCGTGCCGGCGGTGGTGCCGGAAGGCCGCGCCGGTTTCCTGATCACCGCGCGCGGCGCCGACGATGCGCAATGCCGGGAACGGACCCGCGAGCCGGTGTGGGTGATCGCCGGCCGCGACACGGTTTCGCGCAGCCACAACGACATCTTCAACGACGTCCAGGCCGATGCGCTGGCGGCCTTGGTGACCGACTCGATCGAACGCCAGGCCAGGCGCTGA